A single Pseudomonas sp. MM223 DNA region contains:
- the mdtA_2 gene encoding Multidrug resistance protein MdtA (*Name mdtA_2): MLRHALSIALPAVAALLLTACGQEAAPPAAPRPALVVQPQPAEAAADSYPGEVRARFEPDLAFRIGGKVSKRLVEEGQRVKADQPLAELDPQDVRLQLEANRAQMAAAEANLALVRAERDRYQKLLDRQMVSHSQFDNAENLYRAGLARLKQAKAEFDVAGNQAEYAVLRAPQAGVVAKRQVEVGQVVAAGQTVFTLAADGEREVVIGLPEQQFAHFAVGQPVSVELWSHPQERFQGRIRELSPAADPRSRTFAARIAFTSTATPAELGQSARVFIAHGGVIPLAVPLSAVTAENGQAYVWRVNKDSRLERAVVRLGAYGSDSVPVLEGLAPGDWVVAAGGHVLREGQEVRPVDRSNRVVNLTAKE, encoded by the coding sequence ATGTTGCGCCATGCCTTATCCATCGCTCTGCCTGCCGTTGCCGCGTTGTTACTGACGGCATGCGGTCAGGAAGCCGCCCCGCCTGCCGCGCCGCGCCCGGCGCTGGTGGTGCAGCCGCAGCCGGCCGAAGCCGCTGCCGACAGTTACCCCGGCGAAGTGCGTGCGCGCTTCGAGCCAGACCTGGCCTTCCGCATTGGCGGCAAGGTCAGCAAGCGCCTGGTGGAGGAGGGGCAGCGGGTCAAGGCCGACCAGCCGCTGGCCGAGCTGGACCCGCAAGACGTGCGCCTGCAACTGGAAGCCAACCGCGCCCAGATGGCGGCTGCCGAGGCCAACCTGGCGCTGGTGCGCGCCGAACGTGACCGTTACCAGAAGCTGCTGGACCGGCAGATGGTCAGCCATTCCCAGTTCGACAATGCCGAAAACCTCTACCGCGCCGGCCTTGCCCGCCTGAAGCAGGCCAAGGCCGAGTTCGATGTGGCTGGCAACCAGGCCGAATATGCCGTGCTGCGCGCACCGCAGGCGGGGGTGGTTGCCAAACGTCAGGTCGAAGTGGGCCAGGTGGTTGCCGCCGGGCAAACCGTGTTCACCCTGGCCGCCGATGGCGAGCGGGAAGTGGTCATCGGCCTGCCAGAGCAACAGTTTGCCCACTTTGCCGTGGGCCAACCGGTGAGCGTGGAGCTTTGGTCGCACCCACAAGAGCGCTTCCAGGGGCGCATTCGCGAGCTGTCACCGGCCGCCGACCCACGCTCGCGCACCTTTGCAGCGCGCATCGCCTTTACCTCGACGGCCACGCCGGCCGAACTGGGCCAGAGCGCCCGGGTGTTCATCGCCCATGGGGGGGTGATCCCGTTGGCAGTGCCGCTGTCTGCGGTGACCGCGGAAAACGGCCAGGCCTATGTGTGGCGGGTCAACAAGGACAGCCGCCTGGAACGGGCCGTGGTGCGCCTGGGGGCGTACGGCAGCGACAGTGTGCCAGTGCTCGAAGGCCTTGCCCCGGGCGACTGGGTGGTCGCCGCGGGTGGCCATGTTCTGCGCGAGGGCCAGGAAGTACGCCCTGTTGATCGCAGCAACCGTGTAGTGAACCTGACGGCCAAGGAGTAA
- the mdtB_2 gene encoding Multidrug resistance protein MdtB (*Name mdtB_2), whose translation MGFNLSAWALRNRQIVLFLMILLAAIGAMSYTKLGQSEDPPFTFKAMVIRTLWPGASAEEVSRQVTERIEKKLMETGEYEKIVSFSRPGESQVTFMARDSLHSKDIPELWYQIRKKVADIRHTLPPEVQGPFFNDEFGTTFGNIYALTGKGFDYAVLKDYADRIQIQLQRVKDVGKVELVGLQDEKIWIELSNLKLATLGVPLAAVQQALQEQNAVSTAGFFETPSERLQLRVSGRFDSVEQIRQFPIRVGDRTFRIGDVADVHRGFNDPPAPRMRFMGEDAIGLAVSMKDGGDILVLGKALEGEFERVARNLPAGMELRKVSDQPAAVKAGVGEFVQVLVEALVIVLLVSFFSLGLRTGLVVALAIPLVLAMTFAAMHYFGIGLHKISLGALVLALGLLVDDAIIAVEMMAIKMEQGYDRLKAASYAWSSTAFPMLTGTLITAAGFLPIATAASSTGEYTRSIFQVVTIALLTSWVAAVVFVPYLGERLLPDLAKLHAARHGKDGHAPDPYATPFYQRVRRVVEWCVRRRKTVILLTIAAFVGSILLFRFVPQQFFPASGRPELMVDLKLAEGASLANTAERVKQLEALLKQQDGIENYVAYVGTGSPRFYLPLDQQLPAASFAQFVVLAKSMEDRERLRSWLISTVDQQFPDLRARVTRLENGPPVGYPVQFRVTGEHIEKARELAREVADKVRENPHVVNVHLDWEEPSKAVFLEIDQDRARALGVSTAHLSSFLQSSLTGTTVSQYREDNELIEILLRGTPQERGDLANLGSLALPTDNGQSVALSQVATLEYGFEEGIIWHRNRLPTVTVRADIYDKEQPATLVKQIEPTLQEIRAKLPDGYLLEVGGTVEDSERGQKSVNAGMPLFVVVVLSLLMIQLRSFSRTVMVFLTAPLGLIGVTLFLLVFRQPFGFVAMLGTIALAGMIMRNSVILVDQIEQDIAAGMERWQAIIEATVRRFRPIVLTALAAVLAMIPLSRSVFYGPMAVAIMGGLIVATALTLLFLPALYAAWFRVRKD comes from the coding sequence ATGGGTTTCAACCTTTCTGCCTGGGCGCTGCGCAACCGCCAGATTGTCCTGTTCCTGATGATCCTGCTGGCGGCTATTGGCGCCATGTCCTACACCAAGCTCGGCCAGAGCGAGGACCCGCCATTCACCTTCAAGGCCATGGTCATTCGTACCCTGTGGCCAGGCGCCAGCGCCGAGGAAGTGTCGCGCCAGGTCACCGAACGCATCGAGAAGAAGCTGATGGAAACCGGCGAGTACGAGAAGATTGTCTCGTTCTCCCGCCCGGGCGAATCGCAGGTCACCTTCATGGCCCGCGACTCGCTGCATTCCAAGGACATCCCCGAGCTGTGGTACCAGATCCGCAAGAAGGTTGCGGACATTCGGCATACCCTGCCACCAGAGGTCCAGGGCCCGTTCTTCAACGACGAGTTCGGCACCACCTTCGGCAATATCTATGCGCTGACCGGTAAAGGCTTCGACTACGCGGTGCTCAAGGACTACGCCGACCGCATCCAGATCCAGTTGCAGCGGGTCAAGGACGTGGGCAAGGTCGAGTTGGTCGGCCTGCAGGACGAAAAAATCTGGATCGAGCTGTCCAACCTCAAGCTGGCTACCCTCGGCGTACCCCTGGCGGCCGTGCAGCAGGCGTTGCAGGAGCAGAACGCGGTGAGCACCGCCGGCTTCTTCGAGACGCCCAGCGAACGCCTGCAACTGCGGGTGAGCGGGCGCTTTGACAGTGTCGAGCAGATTCGCCAGTTCCCGATCCGTGTGGGTGATCGCACCTTCCGCATCGGCGACGTGGCTGACGTGCACCGAGGCTTCAACGACCCACCCGCCCCGCGTATGCGCTTCATGGGCGAGGATGCGATTGGCCTGGCCGTGTCGATGAAGGACGGCGGCGACATCCTGGTACTGGGCAAGGCCCTGGAAGGCGAGTTCGAGCGCGTGGCGCGCAACCTGCCGGCCGGTATGGAGTTGCGCAAGGTCTCGGACCAGCCTGCGGCGGTCAAGGCCGGTGTTGGCGAGTTTGTGCAGGTGCTGGTCGAGGCACTGGTCATCGTGCTGCTGGTGAGCTTCTTCTCGCTGGGCCTGCGCACCGGCCTGGTGGTGGCGCTGGCCATCCCCTTGGTGCTGGCCATGACCTTTGCCGCCATGCACTACTTTGGCATCGGCCTGCACAAAATTTCCCTCGGCGCGCTGGTGCTGGCGCTGGGCCTGCTGGTAGACGACGCGATCATTGCCGTCGAGATGATGGCGATCAAGATGGAGCAGGGCTACGACCGGCTCAAGGCGGCCAGTTATGCCTGGAGCAGCACGGCCTTCCCGATGCTTACCGGTACCCTGATCACCGCGGCGGGCTTCTTGCCCATTGCCACTGCGGCTTCCAGCACCGGCGAATACACCCGCTCGATCTTCCAGGTGGTGACCATCGCCCTGTTGACCTCATGGGTGGCGGCGGTGGTGTTCGTGCCCTACCTGGGCGAGCGTCTGCTGCCAGACCTGGCCAAGCTGCACGCTGCGCGCCATGGCAAGGACGGCCACGCGCCAGACCCTTACGCCACGCCGTTCTACCAGCGTGTGCGGCGGGTGGTGGAGTGGTGCGTGCGGCGGCGCAAGACGGTGATCCTGCTGACTATCGCGGCCTTTGTCGGCAGCATCCTGCTGTTCCGCTTCGTGCCCCAGCAATTCTTCCCGGCCTCCGGGCGCCCCGAGCTGATGGTGGACCTGAAGCTGGCCGAAGGCGCTTCGCTGGCCAATACCGCCGAGCGAGTGAAGCAATTGGAGGCATTGCTCAAGCAGCAGGACGGCATCGAAAACTACGTGGCCTACGTGGGTACGGGTTCGCCACGCTTTTACCTGCCGCTGGACCAGCAACTGCCGGCAGCCAGCTTTGCCCAGTTCGTGGTGCTGGCCAAGTCGATGGAGGACCGCGAGCGCCTGCGCAGCTGGCTGATCAGCACCGTGGACCAGCAATTCCCCGACCTGCGTGCCCGGGTCACGCGCCTGGAAAACGGCCCACCCGTGGGCTACCCGGTGCAGTTCCGGGTCACCGGCGAGCACATTGAAAAGGCCCGTGAGCTGGCCCGTGAAGTGGCCGACAAGGTGCGCGAGAACCCGCATGTGGTGAACGTGCACCTGGACTGGGAAGAACCCAGCAAGGCGGTGTTTCTCGAAATTGACCAGGACCGCGCCCGCGCCTTGGGCGTGAGCACTGCGCACTTGTCCAGCTTCCTGCAAAGCTCGTTGACCGGCACCACGGTCAGCCAGTACCGCGAGGACAACGAGCTGATCGAGATCCTGCTGCGCGGTACCCCACAGGAGCGCGGCGACCTGGCTAACCTCGGCAGCCTGGCATTGCCCACCGACAACGGCCAGAGCGTGGCGCTGTCGCAGGTAGCGACCCTGGAGTACGGCTTCGAGGAAGGCATCATCTGGCACCGCAACCGCCTGCCGACGGTGACCGTGCGTGCCGATATCTACGACAAGGAGCAACCGGCCACACTGGTGAAACAGATCGAGCCGACCCTGCAGGAGATACGCGCCAAGCTGCCGGATGGCTACCTGCTGGAAGTGGGCGGTACGGTGGAAGACTCCGAGCGTGGGCAGAAGTCGGTGAACGCCGGCATGCCGCTGTTCGTGGTGGTAGTGCTGAGCCTGCTGATGATCCAGCTGCGCAGCTTCTCGCGCACGGTGATGGTGTTCCTCACCGCGCCGCTGGGGCTGATTGGCGTAACCCTGTTCCTGCTGGTGTTCCGCCAGCCGTTCGGTTTTGTCGCCATGCTGGGCACCATTGCCCTGGCGGGTATGATCATGCGCAACTCGGTGATCCTGGTGGACCAGATCGAGCAGGACATTGCGGCGGGGATGGAGCGTTGGCAGGCGATCATCGAAGCCACGGTGCGTCGCTTCCGGCCAATCGTGCTGACCGCGCTGGCGGCGGTGCTGGCGATGATCCCGTTGTCACGCAGCGTGTTCTACGGGCCGATGGCAGTGGCGATCATGGGTGGTTTGATTGTGGCCACGGCGTTGACCCTGTTGTTCCTGCCAGCGTTGTATGCGGCATGGTTCAGGGTTAGGAAGGACTGA